ATAAAAATTGTGGGTAGACAAGGCTGATCGTGAAGATTAGAACATGCAAAAAAATAAACTGACATGTTCTTCCCAGCCTTCAATGACGGGTGGATGATAAGGTGTACTAGAGTACTCGCAAACATTGAATTATTAGCGGGTGAACTACCGAAGAATGAGTTACTCAGCATCCTAGGCCGGTGGATATAAACTCACTTCTTCGTTTCATATAGTATTACATGGCCTGCAAGTGAAGTACTGAGAAGAAACACGACACAAAGGAGACAATCAAGCAAGAAGGAGCATATGGAGTGGAGCATGTTTTTGAGTGTCTTGGTAGCTATCCGGATGTACAAGGGAATGGGATGCATCGGGAATTCGAGCAGCAGTTGCACACGCTTGCCCTGCAGCTGTTTCTGGCTTGTATGAAGGAGTATGCCCTGGTTCATGCGAGGCCGGTCAAAGGATCTCCCGGATCTCGGTTGTTAAGCAGCCGAAAACTGATGGTCCTAAACAGAAACTCGTAAGCTGAGAATTAGTTCCAGCAAAGACTCCGCATGCTACTGGTCTCGTGCAGGAAACTGACATGACTGTCTGTACACAACAAGTCCATGAGTCTCCTCAAGTGCGACACCACGTGTTAGAATTGCATGAGCTTTTTAACATGTACTccatctgttcacttttataagaccttgaagacatttcagacaatgtgcaaaacaatcCATTTTGAGTTGTCTAAAacaacttacaaaagtgaacagagggagcacGTGTTAACAAAAATACTCTCTATTGTCCCAAATTGTGAAGGAACTGAGCAAAACTGATTAGCGAGGGTTCTTCTCATACCCCAAGAAAAAGCTACTACCATTTGATCGATTACAGAAGAAAAATATTTTACTGCTGAGTGGGGAGAATAACTAGCCAATATCACAACAAAATTTTCATGCTTGACTTTATGGAGACCAAGTCTTCTTCGGTGACCTTTTTCCACACGCCACCAACCAGTAACGTACCCCTGAGACCAAAGGTCCGCTCTGGAACATCAGAAATCCCATGTTCAGGTGGCGATCTTGATATCTCTAGGATGCCTTCACCATCCAACTGCTGCTCCGGGTGAGAATAACAGTCGAAAATTTCGATCTGACCATCAGGCTCAAAATTTCCATGTTCTGCTGTGTCATGCTTCAGttcatcatcaatgacatcaaggaCCGGAAGAACAGCAGTTGAACTATATGAACAAGGTATCATTCCTGGCGGACAGGGGGTCCAGGACTTCGCTATAGACCACCTAGTGCGTTTATCTGGCATGCTTGTGTTGAGCGTTCCCTCAGTTCCATTTTCAGCTGAACACGCATTATCCGGTTTCCTCAACTGCAACTTGAACGCTTCCAGCTTCTGTGTTGCGCTTTCAACCGATTCTTGTCCATTGGACAAGATTCTGGATTCAAGGAGGGTACAATCTTTGGGTGACCTTCACAGGGACAACAAAGGAAGCTTCCTTAGTTTCTCCTTCATGTTGTTATCGCCGGTCATCTTAATCAGCAATAGTGCTATTGCTGCTCATCCACTTCCTCAAAGTATTCCTGCTCATCTAGATTGCCTAGTGTCGGAGAGGTCAGAGGAAAGAGCGAGGGAGAGGCGCATGGTGTCGGCAAGTGAGTGGAATAGGATCATGGAGGAAGAAGGCGAACTCCTGATGCGCCAGCCCCGCGCCGTCGACGATCGGTACGGTATTGAGCGGCACGAGCACGAAGCCCaagagctagggttagggtcgCACTGCATTAGGCGTCGAGTAGAGGGTTTTGGATGGCCGCCGACTTGCGGCAACGCTCATGCTCCACATCCCTCTGCAACACGTCCAAGATACTCACGATCCATAGCTAACCCACCTCCGCCTCCACATCTTTCTTTGGTTTGTTGTAGGCAACccgagcggcggcggcgagagttAGTTGCGGTTGGAGGCGCTGGAAACCTACAAGTGGGGTTTGTAGGAAAGatcggtgagagggagaggggcacGGAGACCTTCGCAGGGACAAAGCTCCCTTCCACGGTTGGGAACATTAAACTGCGCTATTGAACGGAAATGATAGTAAGACAAGGACAAGTGTGAAGATTAGAATATGCAAAAAATCTCTGAATGTGTCCTGCCCAGCCCGTCCTTCAACAAAGTGTATGATAAGGTGTACAAGTGTACTCCCAAACATTGAATTACTAGTGGGTGGGTGAGCTACCGAAGAATGAGTTACTCAACATCTTGATCCTGTGGATATAAACCGACTACTTCGTACGAAAGTCCTAttctgagctcgagctcagatGGACCTGTTATCCCAGCCGTTGTCTGGCGCTAAGATTCGCACCAGGAGATGTATTTTACTGCGTATTCTGAGTAGTATGAGATGCTTTTCTATAGAATAGGGCCCACTCACCGACCGCATTTATTGGGACATCCATCATCCAGCACTAGCCGGCTCAGATGGACACTAGCGTCGTGGTCCACGGCTCAGCCGTTACACACCTAACGGTGGCTTCCagcaaacatttttttaatatatacatgCACTGCATCGACCGCACACACCCTTGCTCTGGAAGATTCACTTTTCTTCCTTGCAGCCTCAGGAAGTGCTGCCACCTATCCCTTGCCCCGACTACCTCGACAAGGTGGTCACCTTCGCCTCGCGCGCGCCGAGCTTGCTCTACAAATGCGTCAGGAAAGATGTAAGTGCCCATCTACCATGAAGAACAATCTTTTGGAGCTTGGATCCCCACTCCGTGTCTGAAGTTAGAATCCATGCAGGTTGAGCTATGCGGGTTCATTTAGACCCACGGACACGTACCTGCCCGAGCTGACTCGCGCAGGGCTGACGCAGCCGTACGTGCTGCAACCCCCCTTGCTATGCACCCGTCGGCTCCCCTTCAGCAGAGATACAGGCGAGACCACAACTTCGACCATAGCAGCCAGGCGGAGATTCAGCCAGCACATGTGCGCATGCAGCCACAGATGCAGCAGCTGAGCCTCCCCCGTGCCGCGCCTCCACGCTGCTCCGCCGACAGCCAGCGCACGACGCTGCTCTTGGCCGGAACCAACTTCATCCTCGTCCTGCCAACTAATCCAACCCTAGTCCTGCATGACAAATCAGCAAACTGATTACACATCCTGGCCGAGATTGTTCGTTTGTAGTGGAGCACATATACTTAACACATTTCTTTTATCATACTTCTGCATAATCATGGAAATTTCAAAACATACTCGGAAAACATTACAATTAAACCTATTTTTTGGGCAAATGACTCCTGAAAAGCTCACCGGATATTCTTCACACAAAACGTTACTATCACTAGTGCCTAATCATAATTTGAACAAATAATTTTTTTACAAACACTtgatctccggctatggtgatcggTCACAACTTTATGTATTTTGCATAGTGCTACAGGGCCTAAGTTTAGATGAAACACACTCGCTGCTGTCTAGCCGCTACATACATTCAGGAAAAGTGGAAAACCCatgcctttaaactagttttgtctTAGTAAGTTTAGACATTTCCAAAATCAGCAGCACTAATTTATATGGTCAATTACTTCGAACTTCTGTTCATAATAAGCATCAATTTTATAAAATCCAAGGGGCCCTACAGATTGCAATAAGCTGAATATTAACCGTAGACATTTCGAAAATTCAGCAGCACTAGTTTCCTAAAATTCAGCAGCAGTAGTCTGTCATATTAAACCTACACATTCCGAAATTCAGCAGCAGTAGTTGTCCTCCCGTAGTCCTAGTCAATTTCTTAAAATCCAAGGCTAAGGGTTTTACCTTCAAATGCATGCACACAAGTTCATGAAAACCTGGGGACAAGCCAACATTTGAAACTAAACCAGACATGCCAAGCTGGAACACAGTTCGACTTATTACATTACCTAGCCACTGGCCAATATGCAGAGTTACGAAAAGCATGTCAACACCTAAAAATTAACCATGGTTTAGATTACGCCGAAGCTAAAACATGTCACCTACAGGCATATGCCTCAATAGCAAATAAGATAATTGAAAAGACATCATGAGCCCATCAGCTCCTACCCAGTGCATTCCCCAAACTGCATTCTACTTGCCAGCCTTAGTTCcattgatttattaaaattattttgcGGGTGCCCCTCAAACTGCATTCTACTTGCAAGCCACAGTTCTTACATTTGGCAGGCTTCCGAGGTTGCTTAGGGACATCACCACATCAGGGCATTTAGTTTGCTTATGCCCTTGTTTTCAGCATATCGTGCAAAACCTAGTCCTCTTGCTTAGACCTTCATATGGAGCCTTCTCCGTACTTGTCGTTGGCCATCCCATATCTTTCTTTTTCGCTGGAGCCAGCAGTCCTTCCAACCTGTTGCTTGTCCTCGAAACCGAATCATTGTTAGCTAAAACAGCAGTAGCTGCTTTGGCGTTCATGTTTTGTTCCGCCGAAACCAGCTCCATGGGAGTCTGATTCACCACAGCCCCCCTGTCTGCCAGTCTATCCTCGAGGCCAAGACCATCCCTAACTTCTGCATAGGGTAACATCACTGTCAAATTCGACTTGAACAACTCCATCAATTGATTGTAGGCTTCAAAACTAGTGTCGCCCAGCCTGACTAGTTCCATTGCGTGCATGTACATCGTGaagtttctgtacgaaaaagggttGTTCTACATACTGTCCTTCTGGTATTGTATCAGATGAGGTGGCAGAATGTCGCGAGCATCCCTCGTCCATGTCTTCACTATATGCTTAGCTGGTATTTTTTAGCCCTAATGAAACCAAGCATCTCTTCATTATGTGCACGCTTTTCATGAGCTTCTCAGATAAAAATTGTACTCCATTGTATCTGATTTACTAACAACAAATCAGTGAGAGCATCACCAGAAGCCTCGCCCAAGGAGTCGAATGTAATGCCGAGAACAGGTGTGATCACATTTTCAGCCGGTTTCTCTGCAAAACATTTGACAGCCTTGTCGAACGCACTGATTCGATTTGGGCATGGTGTCCTGATTGGTGCAGCAGCACCAAGCCTCAGCCTGCAAACACCAGGCAGTAGGTATGATTTATCCAAATGCATTGTACCAACTGCTCTGAATCCACAAAGCTATAGCTGACTGATTTCTTTTCTGCAATCCAATTTTCTATAATAAAATCTTTGCATCTCTCATATCAAATGGTTTCATTTTAATACAGTTTGCTAACTACTCTGAACCCATACATCTCTAGCTGCCTGATTTCTTTAGTGTTGTCAATTTTATTTAATAAAATAATTTCCATCTGTGATCACATAATTAAGCTTTTCATTATCTGACTGTCTGATTTTCATCTGTGATCACATAATTTCCATCTAGCAGTGTACTTATTCCTCTGAACTCAGCAAACTGCAGCTGCCTGATTTCTTTACCGCACTCAATTTTTCTTTACTAAAATCTTTGCATCTCGCATATCAATGAGTTACAACTGAATGCAGTGCACAAACTACTCTGTTTTACTGAAATCTTTCCTTATCTGATGACATAAGGAAGTTTTTTCTTATCTGAATTTCAACTACGTGAATGCAATGGAGTTAACCCGCTAAACCTGGTAAATTACAGCTGCCTGATTTCATTAGTGCTACCAATTTTTCTCCACTAATTTCTTTGCATCTCTCATATCAGGAGGGTTCAGCTAAATGCATTGTACTAAATACTCTGAATCTAGAAAGATATAGTTGCCTGATTTCTTTACTGATGTCAATTTTTCTTTACTAAAATATTTGCATCTCTGATGACATACGGAAGCTTTTCCACTGACCTCTTATTCCATCCGGGCGCCTGGGGATTCGTCTTCCCCGTTGAGAGCTCGAGCGTCGGAGGGGAGCTATCCCTTCTGCCCGCTGCGGCCTCCGCCCCTGATTTGTGCTTTGCCGCTGTCCGCCGCCCTGTGATGCTGCCGCACCGCATGCTCCGCCACCACTTCGTCATCGGCAACCAGAGGGGCAGGCACCAGGCTCTCTTCTATCTCCTCAAGCACAGCAGATCTAAACCAAGGGAAAAAACAAATCGCTGTCAACAAGCTGACCCAGACGCCCGAAAAATGCAGACAACCTCGCGCGGCGAAGGAAGGATCGATGTACCTGCCGATCGGCTGCATCAAGAACTCCATGTTGGATCGCCGCTGCCGCTCCTGACCTTTATCTCCCAGTCGTCGCCTTCAAATCGCCAGTCGCTTTGCAAGAGAAGACGACTGGACTCTGGATTCAACTCGACTCGTGCGGCGAGACAGTAAAGCGAATTTCCTGATCCACGGATCAGACGGCGGCTCTGATTCTGATCCATGGAACACCTCCCCGACGGCAAACTGCCATCCTCCCCAGCGTTAAATCTGGCTCACTGGACACCGCTGCCGGGGACGTATTTTGGAACAATACCCGATTTCTGGATGACCACCAGCGCTAGGATAAATTAATGGCACACATCCAAAGAGGCTAACCAACGACGTGGAtaacgagctcatttgagctcgcgcTCAATTACTCCACGTCCTCCTACTTCGTATTGTATTACAGGAGTGAAGTGGTAAGAAGAAAACGTGGGACAGAGGGAACAATTGAGCAAGGAGGGGCGTGTTTTTGTTAGTTGAGTTTTTGAGTGGCTTGGTAGCTATCCGGATGCACACGGGAATATGATGCGTCGGGAATTTGAACAGCAGCCCCACTGGTTTTTCTTGCGGTTCTTTCCGGGTCTGATGCACAGGTACGCCATGGCTCACACGAGGCCAATAAAAGAATCCTTAGGAACCTCAAGAACACAGAGGTGTCAGCACGTCTTGTAGGAGTCACATAGCCTGAAACTGGTGGCCCTAGAGACATACTAGTAAGCACGGAGCTGACGCAAACACATGCGAGAAGACGGCATCTGTCTTCGTGACTTGGAATCGTCAGCTTCTGTCTTCGTGACTTCAATGGGCTGTGCAGAAGACGGCATCGCCCCGTGCGAGAGTTCGTGTCAGATGAGCAACGAGATGTCCCCATAGTGGATACTTTAGTTGTATCCGCCAAAGAAAAGAAGTTGGACTTTTGCACTTGATCTCCTTTTTGACAGCGCCCAGAAACAGATTTATGTTACTCGCACTGAAAACATTTTAAGTGATAACAGAACAAAATCTCAATTCAGGTCAAAGAAAAAAATTGTCTCTGTTATCTAAAATAGTGAAGAAACTGAGCAAAACTGATTAAAGAGGGTTTTGTCATGCCCCAGTAAAAGCTAACGTTTGATCGTTTACAGAAGAGAAATATTTTACTAATGAGGGGAGAATAACTAGCCAATATTACAACAAAATTTTCATGCTTGACTTTATGGAGAGCAACTCTTCTTCGGTCAGCTTTTTCCACACGCCACCAACCAGTAATGTACCCCTGAGACCAGAGGCCATTTCTGGCATATCAGAAATCCCATGTTCAGGTGGCGATCTTGATATTTCTAGGATGCCTTCACCATCCAACTGCTGCTCAGGGTAAGAATAAGAGTCGAAAATTTCAATCTGACCATCAGGCTCAAAACTTCCATGTTCTGCTGTGTCATGCTTCAGttcatcatcaatgacatcaaggaCGGGAAGAACAGCAGTTGAACTATATGAACAAGGTATCATTCCTAGCGGACAGGGGGTCCAGGACTTCGCTATAGACCACCTATTACGTTTCTCTGGCATGCTTGTGTTAAGCGTTCCCTCAGTTCCATTTTCAGCTAAACTCGCATTATCTGGTTTTCTCAACTGCAACTTGAACGCTTCCAACTTCTGTGTTGCGCTTTCAACCGATTCTTGTCCATTGGACAAGATTCTGGATTCAAGGAGGGTATCTTTCGGTGACCTTCGCAGGGACAACAAAGGAAGCTTCCTCAGTTTCTCCTTCATGTTATTATTGCCGACCATCTCAATCAGCAATAGTGCTGCATCTGCAATGCATCTTTCACCTATAGCGGGCAAACTCAATAACTTCTGCAGAAGTTTTGCGAGACAGAAACGAGGGACCGCATTCCTGTCCGAAGAGAgtactcctatctcgtggacaagtCCAATACGGCCGGAATCCTTTAACTCTTTTATGCTTGTGACAATCCATAGAACCAGGGAGCACAAGTTTTTCATTGTTGATGACTCAGCTGGCAGGCATACATATGATCCACCTATACATATAACGAAACTAATAAGACCAGTATATCTGTACAAACAAAAGTCTACAAGAGCCGTGAACGGAAATGCTAGCATCAAGTTTGAATAATGAAATAAAACATAGCAAGCCATCCAGTCCAGGATTGTGATGTGAAGCAAATCATGGTATAAATCAAGGAAATAAGGTTGCAGAGATGGTAGAAAACTGAAATTAGGACACCCAAATATCAGGGCAGTACCTTTGTGTTCAAGGTCGTTCCTGGCCTCAATCATTTCAATTACCGACTTTAGTAAGCCAAGAAGCACTCTTGGTTCTTTTTCTGATAGTTTTGTTATAATGGTTTTCATATCTCCATTTGATATTTGATTCTGAATTTGAACATCAGATGAGTGATTCACATCCAAACTATCAGATTGATGTATATCGCTGTTTTCAGAGATTTCTGGGGCATCGAGCTGACAAAACTCCAAAAGAACAGAGACAGCCTCAGTGGGACATGTATAGTAAAGTTGACGTACATATTTGATGGCATTTAAAATATGTTTCTGGGAACCTGCAATTTAGAAAACAAAACTCAATTAATACTGAGCTATGCTGATCATGAGATACACTGGGCTGAGAGAGAGTTATAATTATAAATAATTCTGTCATAGCTTGAAGCACTACCGAAAGTTTTGTCATAAATACTACAAGTAATTGATATTCATGTCACTATCAGGTGGTGGAAAACAAATTAACTCGAGCATATTCACAAAGCAGATCAATAGATGGCAGCAAACAGATGACGACAAGAACAGTTATTCCAGCATTAATATATGTAATACTTCTGGGCAGTTCAGATTAATGGAAGATATCACTAACTCAATCCAGATTTGGTAatcaagaaagcattagtctcttacTGAACACAGAAAAATCTGAGGGCAAACCAAAGCAGAGAAGACCTATTTCTGACAACCCATATCCCAAAGAAACAGAACAAgcccaagtgccaagcttaatcAGAGTTCATGCTACAGGATGACGATACTCACGTTTCCTTTTGGAACCTGATTTTGCACTTTCAGAATCTTTTCCCTTCAGCGACTGAGCGATGTCATGCAATACTGAGTTTAGTTCTAGTCGAACATCAGGAATTGCACTAGTCTGGGAATCCCAGTAATTACACTTCAACCAATCAAATGCCTGAAAGTAATCCCAATTTGTTAAAGATGCAGAATCACTGACAAAACATACCAGCAACTCTAAAAATTATGTTATTTGATTTAATACCAAAGCCACCATCCAGAGAGAAATAAAATAATTAGCTAGATGTCCTAGAAATACTAATCAATCAACTCAGTGTACTTTAATGGCTGCCAAACGTAGCAGTCGCAGAGAGGGGATGCCGCGATGTGAACTCTCTGCATGCATGCGATATATATCTTCATTAGGACTGAATTAGAATAGTGCAAAATAATCTAGATGGAATAGACAAAAATTACTAACCATGACGAATGTCAACGAGAATTCGTGGTACTCCAACAGTCTCAGCTAAATCAGATATTGAACGACCAGTTTCCTTGTGCGGGCTCTCCATAAAACCATTTACAAGCCTGGGAATAAGATTAAACAAAAGTAGAAAATAAGCCTTGTACATAGTCATCGCTGTTGAAGTCTTTCCCTGATCAGGCATACATTCAGTTTTTAATCTCATTAGAGCTCTACAgtacagaaataaaaaataataaaagcaAGAATTTGCAGTAATGTTGATATGTGCATCTAGATTGCAGTGTCAGTAACTACTTGGTGCTAAGTTGGGCACTCTTTCCTCTGAGACATGAGGCTGGTACTGACCATAGCAATGCATTATGCATAACTAATACAAAGACTCGGTTTGACATTGTTTTGGATTATGATAATATTATCTTGTTGAGACACTTGTGTATTTGGATAGCTGTGTACAATCAAGTTGCAAACAGATGGCTCCAAACATATGTGAGGAAAGTGAAACTGCCGGCTTACAAAATTTATCTAACTTGTATGATATACTAAATTAGCCTACCCCAACttctttgggactaaaggcttttgtTAGCCTACTCCAACTTGTATGATACTAAATAGAGCAATATATTTTTCACAACTTTCTTTCACAGCAGCTTAATGGATAAGCGCAGTTCCGGCAGCAACCACAAACTGAGCAGAAGAATACGATGGAAGTGAACAACATATGATAATTTTGAAATCAACTATGGAAAAACTAAAGCAGAGCAACTTTGGTCAGTGCCACCAGGGTGGTTGGTTAGATTTCGTGCCGTTTTGGCATCCATCAAATACAACAGACCGGTGTTTTGACGCATGTTCCAGAAAAATGGGACCACAATATATTGACACCAAAGTATGTTCTAGACTTCTAGCGGCCTTCTAGTTCAATTGCATCAGGACGACTATGATTAAGCTCCTGATGATCTGCAGAAGTAAACTATGCTCTTTCATCAAAAACTCCTATTCAAGAAGAATTCTGAACCACATGAAAAATATGAAAAACAGCTTTAAGAACATCAACTCACGAATACTAATTTGTTCTCTAAATTGCTTGCACAGTCCACCTCTCTGCACAACAAGATGTGGCACCCATTCGAACCGACCTGATAAAAGGCGTCGTCTCTCCTTTGGCACCGTGATAAATCAACAGTCTATTCATTTTTCAACACATAGcaccaggaatttcctcacctgatgATTGCCATACTGTACAGCAAGGCGAGCATCTCGTCCGACTCCAGCTTATCATCCGAAGCCACTCCATTCCTAGAGGAAAATTTTCTTTCACATATATAACTTCGTCCCAAATCCATCCACACGCAAGAGAAAAAGGTTGGAACTATGCATCAAAACAGCATACCGGAAGAAGGGATCCCGCAGCCTTATCTCGAAGAGGGCCGCAGTGACCTCCACGGGGATCGGGAGGCAGCCCCTGCTCCGCCACGCGGCGATCTGCGCCAACGAAAGAGTCAGATTTCTCACCACTCGCCTGATAATTTTGGGGGGCCTTCAGGAAGAGGATACCTACCCTGCGAAGAGCGGCGCCAGGGTCGGGGTAGGGGGAGAAGATGGCGTCGCGGACGAAGCGCCACTCCGCCCAGCTCGACCACGGCACCAGCTTCCGGGCGGTGGAGCGGCCGCCGCCGGCGTCGCCTGCATCTTCCGCCGCCTCCATGGGAACCGAGCCGAGGCGAGCAGCGAGTCCAAACCCTACTAAACCCACCGGTGGGGTAGCGCCGTTTCGCTTGGGGGAAAAGGCGACGACTCGCTGCCAGGGTGGGGCCAAGGGTGTGTGTATCGTTGCGAGCGACGAGCAGGGTGCTTTCTGCAATTTGCCCGAGCCGCTGAGGGCCACCGTGAAGCTGCGGCCGTGGCCAGCCTCCGTCCACATGGCCTCCC
The Triticum dicoccoides isolate Atlit2015 ecotype Zavitan chromosome 3A, WEW_v2.0, whole genome shotgun sequence genome window above contains:
- the LOC119269327 gene encoding uncharacterized protein LOC119269327, whose product is MWTEAGHGRSFTVALSGSGKLQKAPCSSLATIHTPLAPPWQRVVAFSPKRNGATPPVGLVGFGLAARLGSVPMEAAEDAGDAGGGRSTARKLVPWSSWAEWRFVRDAIFSPYPDPGAALRRIAAWRSRGCLPIPVEVTAALFEIRLRDPFFRNGVASDDKLESDEMLALLYSMAIIRLVNGFMESPHKETGRSISDLAETVGVPRILVDIRHESSHRGIPSLRLLRLAAIKAFDWLKCNYWDSQTSAIPDVRLELNSVLHDIAQSLKGKDSESAKSGSKRKRSQKHILNAIKYVRQLYYTCPTEAVSVLLEFCQLDAPEISENSDIHQSDSLDVNHSSDVQIQNQISNGDMKTIITKLSEKEPRVLLGLLKSVIEMIEARNDLEHKGGSYVCLPAESSTMKNLCSLVLWIVTSIKELKDSGRIGLVHEIGVLSSDRNAVPRFCLAKLLQKLLSLPAIGERCIADAALLLIEMVGNNNMKEKLRKLPLLSLRRSPKDTLLESRILSNGQESVESATQKLEAFKLQLRKPDNASLAENGTEGTLNTSMPEKRNRWSIAKSWTPCPLGMIPCSYSSTAVLPVLDVIDDELKHDTAEHGSFEPDGQIEIFDSYSYPEQQLDGEGILEISRSPPEHGISDMPEMASGLRGTLLVGGVWKKLTEEELLSIKSSMKILL